A single Anopheles funestus chromosome 2RL, idAnoFuneDA-416_04, whole genome shotgun sequence DNA region contains:
- the LOC125766422 gene encoding dihydroorotate dehydrogenase (quinone), mitochondrial, whose translation MSACRVRTPNKIRSLLKVTGLAAGVFSAYSVWRGDEKFYNNVFMPVVRLIPPETAHDLAVLGVKWKLFRPSHQDTDRLRTHFLGMTFSNPIGIAAGFDKHGEAVQGLQLIGFGFVEIGSVTPEPQPGNARPRIFRLNEDKAIVNRYGFNSEGHDVVYDRLRESREQEHPEQKVMLGINLGKNKLSLDAVADYVQGVKRFGSLADYLVINISSPNTPGLRALQNKSTLQTLLTEVLKARATLSPSEQRPILLKLAPDLSEEDLREIVEVIRVKACAVDGLIVSNTTIDRPPTLRSNNAGQLGGLSGPPLKHRSTAMIAKVYKLTEGKIPIIGVGGIFTGEDAFEKIEAGASAVQLYTSFIFHGPPIVPKIKRELESMLEANGYANVQDAVGKGVDKYLS comes from the exons ATGTCTGCGTGTCGCGTGAGAACACCG AACAAAATCCGCTCGTTGCTTAAAGTAACTGGACTCGCTGCCGGGGTTTTTAGCGCGTACAGCGTGTGGCGAGGcgatgagaaattttacaacaacGTGTTCATGCCGGTTGTACGCCTCATACCGCCGGAAACAGCACACGATCTTGCGGTGCTTGGTGTGAAGTGGAAGCTATTCCGTCCATCGCACCAAGACACGGACCGACTGCGAACACATTTCCTTGGGATGACGTTCAGCAATCCAATCGGTATAGCGGCCGGTTTCGATAAACATGGAGAAGCCGTCCAAGGTTTGCAGCTCATCGGGTTCGGTTTTGTAGAAATCGGATCGGTAACCCCCGAACCACAGCCAGGCAATGCGAGGCCACGTATCTTTCGCCTGAACGAGGATAAAGCCATCGTCAACCGGTACGGGTTTAACAGTGAAGGACATGATGTGGTGTACGATCGTTTGCGAGAATCGCGCGAACAGGAACATCCAGAGCAAAAGGTAATGCTTGGTATAAATTTGGGCAAAAACAAACTATCCTTGGATGCGGTCGCTGACTACGTGCAAGGTGTAAAGCGTTTCGGCAGTTTGGCAGACTATCTGGTGATCAATATAAGCAGCCCGAATACACCCGGATTGCGCGCTCTGCAGAACAAAAGCACGCTGCAAACGCTGCTAACAGAGGTGCTAAAGGCACGTGCTACACTGTCGCCTAGCGAACAAAGACCGATACTGCTAAAGCTCGCCCCGGACCTCTCGGAGGAAGATCTCCGTGAGATAgtggaagttattcgagtcaAGGCGTGTGCAGTGGATGGACTGATCGTTTCCAACACAACCATCGATCGACCACCTACGCTCAGAAGCAATAATGCCGGCCAGCTCGGTGGATTGAGCGGACCTCCATTGAAACACCGTTCGACGGCGATGATCGCAAAGGTGTACAAGTTGACGGAGGGAAAGATACCGATCATTGGTGTGGGTGGTATTTTTACGGGTGAAGACGCATTTGAGAAAATTGAGGCCGGTGCCAGTGCGGTGCAGCTGTACACGTCCTTCATTTTCCACGGACCACCAATAGTGCCGAAAATTAAACGCGAACTGGAAAGTATGCTGGAAGCGAATGGGTACGCTAACGTGCAGGATGCAGTTGGAAAAGGGGTGGACAAATATTTGTCGTGA
- the LOC125766398 gene encoding intron Large complex component GCFC2 isoform X1 has protein sequence MSLFRKPKKPIQRRVFSGYDDEDEENHNASGKSDNGPHSVSNGSDNGSDINRPVPMELDPAPEGPVVAVVPTGSEHRKRKEHRAESSSKGSLKAIPSTKPSLLSFDDEEEGEVFQVKKSSHSKKVMKTLDKERRRKRHLEKNNGTQAATAQTGYGAEQGKSNASRKQQYLPSSTPPSVTGSSYGNDSNDKIKREKCENSSSNIQTEIRTDDFVLVVKKSDPENMILNGRAALCAGRNDMSSEDEPHEEDESDGRMQHHHRFAKPQDNFKMCLENGVIPDAAMIHAARKRRQKAREQGEFIPVEEPKEDKNKKRTVQEDGDGDGSDEDDDRIDMSAITGAKEREERREQFYAVQREDSDAEDSDVETKEWENQQIRKGVTGAQLVSAQQESVISQYLIGSNFSQTFQNKSALLMDDQRVGNVSSELRGLSTAALLEKAYAATSAVRLSGSGSRRTNASGSGGMTKTTDTKPTGPRMPQQILAQLTERHRTTSELNRKHDEDIKQITQEIKLLQMDHLSCEQKAPVAAAKYRFYQEFRCYVSDLIECLNEKVPLVTALEQKALTLLGKHSGMLIERRRQDMRDQVKEVSDANKGVKRVGPEEQERIRRAAEREGRRTRRRRDREKNETAESHFDGMSSDDEIPDMEAARYRSALQAIELEAREVFVDAAEEYGEVAGILERFEQWRQHDMPAYSDAYVSLCLPKILAPLIRLEHVCWNPLTMDALVELENEKWYRTVAQYGCSATTEATLAADPDVRLIPTLVEKIFIPKLTALVEQYWDPLSTTQTFRLVRLLKRFVRDYPSLKITCKPLRVLFQAILDKLKQSIDNDVFIPIFPKQAQEAKSSFFQRQFCSGLKLLRNITSWQGILADAALKELAIGSLLNRYLLNGMRVCSPVDAIAKASTIVYTLPRVWLNSSTSVVQNMDQFVSMLQHLQSQLDPALPQNGELAEQIRKILTSLHVVSTASSVLN, from the exons ATGTCGCTGTtccgaaaaccaaaaaaaccaatccaGCGACGCGTTTTCAGCGGCtacgatgatgaggatgaagaAAACCACAACGCATCCGGCAAATCGGATAACGGCCCGCACAGTGTCAGTAATGGCAGTGATAATGGCAGCGACATCAACCGACCAGTACCGATGGAGCTCGATCCCGCACCGGAAGGTCCGGTGGTAGCGGTCGTACCGACCGGGTCAGAACACCGCAAGCGAAAAGAACACCGTGCGGAATCTTCCTCTAAGGGCTCGTTGAAAGCGATTCCGAGCACCAAACCCTCTTTGCTTAGTTTCGACGACGAAG AGGAAGGCGAAGTTTTCCAAGTGAAAAAGTCCTCCCACAGCAAGAAGGTGATGAAAACGCTCGACAAGGAACGGCGCCGGAAACGACATTTGGAGAAGAACAATGGCACACAGGCAGCAACGGCCCAGACCGGATATGGTGCGGAGCAGGGCAAATCGAATGCCTCGCGCAAACAGCAGTACCTTCCGTCTTCGACGCCACCATCGGTCACGGGGTCGTCGTACGGCAACGACAGTAATGATAagataaaaagagaaaagtgTGAAAATTCTAGCTCTAATATCCAAACAGAAATACGCACAGACGACTTTGTG CTGGTGGTTAAAAAGTCGGACCCTGAAAATATGATTCTGAACGGTCGGGCAGCCCTGTGTGCCGGACGGAACGATATGTCCTCGGAGGATGAACCGCACGAGGAGGATGAATCCGACGGTCGGATGCAACATCACCATCGGTTTGCGAAACCGCAGGACAACTTTAAGATGTGTCTCGAAAACGGTGTTATACCGGACGCGGCTATGATTCATGCCGCTCGCAAGCGGCGCCAGAAAGCACGCGAGCAAG GTGAATTTATTCCAGTCGAGGAACCGAAGGAagataagaataaaaaacgcaCCGTACAAGAGGATGGTGACGGTGACGGAtcggatgaggatgatgatcgTATCGATATGTCGGCTATAACCGGTGCCAAAGAGCGTGAAGAACGACGGGAACAGTTTTATGCCGTACAGCGCGAAG ATTCCGATGCGGAAGATTCCGATGTGGAAACGAAGGAATGGGAAAATCAACAAATACGCAAGGGAGTTACCGGTGCTCAGCTAGTTTCGGCGCAGCAAGAATCCGTTATATCACAGTACTTAATTGGTAGCAACTTCAGTCAAACGTTCCAAAACAAATCGGCCCTGCTGATGGATGATCAACGGGTTGGCAATGTGAGCAGTGAGTTGCGTGGCCTTTCAACGGCTGCCCTGCTCGAGAAAGCTTACGCAGCGACCAGTGCTGTCCGGTTGTCTGGTAGTGGTAGTAGGCGAACGAATGCATCAGGCAGTGGTGGTATGACCAAAACAACAGACACGAAACCGACCGGTCCGCGGATGCCGCAGCAGATTCTTGCACAGCTGACCGAACGGCACCGCACGACGTCGGAGTTGAACCGGAAACATGACGAAGATATCAAACAAATCACGCAAGAAATCAAATTACTCCAGATGGATCACCTGTCGTGTGAGCAAAAGGCTCCGGTTGCTGCGGCCAAGTATCGGTTTTATCAGGAATTTCGCTGCTATGTGTCGGATTTGATCGAATGTCTGAATGAAAAGGTACCGCTGGTGACAGCACTCGAACAGAAGGCACTCACCTTGCTGGGCAAACATTCGGGAATGCTCATTGAACGTCGTCGTCAGGATATGCGTGACCAGGTGAAGGAAGTATCCGACGCAAATA AAGGGGTCAAGCGAGTTGGTCCAGAGGAACAGGAACGGATTCGGCGAGCAGCTGAACGGGAGGGACGTCGTACACGTCGCCGACGGGATCgcgaaaagaatgaaacagCGGAGAGTCATTTCGACGGCATGTCCAGTGATGACGAAATCCCAGACATGGAAGCAGCCCGCTATCGTTCCGCCCTGCAAGCGATCGAGCTGGAAGCGAGAGAAGTGTTTGTAGATGCGGCAGAAGAGTACGGTGAGGTAGCCGGTATTCTGGAGCGGTTCGAGCAGTGGCGCCAGCACGATATGCCCGCGTACAGTGACGCCTATGTGAGCCTTTGCCTGCCAAAGATCTTAGCACCACTGATACGGCTCGAACACGTCTGTTGGAACCCGCTAACGATGGATGCCTTGGTGGAGCtggagaatgaaaagtggTACCGCACGGTCGCTCAGTACGGATGCTCGGCCACGACGGAGGCGACGCTGGCTGCGGATCCAGATGTTCGGCTAATACCGACGCTGGTAGAGAAAATATTCATACCAAAGCTGACGGCACTGGTCGAACAGTATTGGGATCCGCTGTCCACGACGCAAACGTTCCGGTTGGTTCGATTACTGAAGCGGTTCGTGCGCGATTATCCATCGCTAAAGATCACGTGCAAACCGCTCCGAGTGCTCTTCCAAGCAATTCTCGATAAGCTGAAGCAGTCGATCGACAACGACGTGTTTATTCCAATCTTTCCCAAACA AGCGCAAGAGGCAAAGTCGTCCTTCTTTCAGCGTCAGTTCTGTAGCGGTTTAAAGCTACTGCGTAACATCACCAGCTGGCAAGGCATTCTGGCCGACGCAGCACTCAAGGAGCTCGCGATTGGATCGCTGCTGAATCGATACCTGCTGAATGGTATGCGCGTCTGCTCACCGGTGGATGCGATCGCGAAAGCTTCCACCATCGTGTACACATTGCCGCGTGTCTGGCTCAACTCGAGCACATCCGTCGTGCAGAACATGGATCAGTTTGTCAGTATGCTGCAACATTTGCAATCTCAACTAGATCCTGCCCTTCCACAAAATGG GGAACTAGCCGAACAGATACGTAAAATTCTAACAAGTTTGCACGTGGTTTCAACGGCTTCGTCGGTATTGAACTAA
- the LOC125766398 gene encoding PAX3- and PAX7-binding protein 1 isoform X2, giving the protein MILNGRAALCAGRNDMSSEDEPHEEDESDGRMQHHHRFAKPQDNFKMCLENGVIPDAAMIHAARKRRQKAREQGEFIPVEEPKEDKNKKRTVQEDGDGDGSDEDDDRIDMSAITGAKEREERREQFYAVQREDSDAEDSDVETKEWENQQIRKGVTGAQLVSAQQESVISQYLIGSNFSQTFQNKSALLMDDQRVGNVSSELRGLSTAALLEKAYAATSAVRLSGSGSRRTNASGSGGMTKTTDTKPTGPRMPQQILAQLTERHRTTSELNRKHDEDIKQITQEIKLLQMDHLSCEQKAPVAAAKYRFYQEFRCYVSDLIECLNEKVPLVTALEQKALTLLGKHSGMLIERRRQDMRDQVKEVSDANKGVKRVGPEEQERIRRAAEREGRRTRRRRDREKNETAESHFDGMSSDDEIPDMEAARYRSALQAIELEAREVFVDAAEEYGEVAGILERFEQWRQHDMPAYSDAYVSLCLPKILAPLIRLEHVCWNPLTMDALVELENEKWYRTVAQYGCSATTEATLAADPDVRLIPTLVEKIFIPKLTALVEQYWDPLSTTQTFRLVRLLKRFVRDYPSLKITCKPLRVLFQAILDKLKQSIDNDVFIPIFPKQAQEAKSSFFQRQFCSGLKLLRNITSWQGILADAALKELAIGSLLNRYLLNGMRVCSPVDAIAKASTIVYTLPRVWLNSSTSVVQNMDQFVSMLQHLQSQLDPALPQNGELAEQIRKILTSLHVVSTASSVLN; this is encoded by the exons ATGATTCTGAACGGTCGGGCAGCCCTGTGTGCCGGACGGAACGATATGTCCTCGGAGGATGAACCGCACGAGGAGGATGAATCCGACGGTCGGATGCAACATCACCATCGGTTTGCGAAACCGCAGGACAACTTTAAGATGTGTCTCGAAAACGGTGTTATACCGGACGCGGCTATGATTCATGCCGCTCGCAAGCGGCGCCAGAAAGCACGCGAGCAAG GTGAATTTATTCCAGTCGAGGAACCGAAGGAagataagaataaaaaacgcaCCGTACAAGAGGATGGTGACGGTGACGGAtcggatgaggatgatgatcgTATCGATATGTCGGCTATAACCGGTGCCAAAGAGCGTGAAGAACGACGGGAACAGTTTTATGCCGTACAGCGCGAAG ATTCCGATGCGGAAGATTCCGATGTGGAAACGAAGGAATGGGAAAATCAACAAATACGCAAGGGAGTTACCGGTGCTCAGCTAGTTTCGGCGCAGCAAGAATCCGTTATATCACAGTACTTAATTGGTAGCAACTTCAGTCAAACGTTCCAAAACAAATCGGCCCTGCTGATGGATGATCAACGGGTTGGCAATGTGAGCAGTGAGTTGCGTGGCCTTTCAACGGCTGCCCTGCTCGAGAAAGCTTACGCAGCGACCAGTGCTGTCCGGTTGTCTGGTAGTGGTAGTAGGCGAACGAATGCATCAGGCAGTGGTGGTATGACCAAAACAACAGACACGAAACCGACCGGTCCGCGGATGCCGCAGCAGATTCTTGCACAGCTGACCGAACGGCACCGCACGACGTCGGAGTTGAACCGGAAACATGACGAAGATATCAAACAAATCACGCAAGAAATCAAATTACTCCAGATGGATCACCTGTCGTGTGAGCAAAAGGCTCCGGTTGCTGCGGCCAAGTATCGGTTTTATCAGGAATTTCGCTGCTATGTGTCGGATTTGATCGAATGTCTGAATGAAAAGGTACCGCTGGTGACAGCACTCGAACAGAAGGCACTCACCTTGCTGGGCAAACATTCGGGAATGCTCATTGAACGTCGTCGTCAGGATATGCGTGACCAGGTGAAGGAAGTATCCGACGCAAATA AAGGGGTCAAGCGAGTTGGTCCAGAGGAACAGGAACGGATTCGGCGAGCAGCTGAACGGGAGGGACGTCGTACACGTCGCCGACGGGATCgcgaaaagaatgaaacagCGGAGAGTCATTTCGACGGCATGTCCAGTGATGACGAAATCCCAGACATGGAAGCAGCCCGCTATCGTTCCGCCCTGCAAGCGATCGAGCTGGAAGCGAGAGAAGTGTTTGTAGATGCGGCAGAAGAGTACGGTGAGGTAGCCGGTATTCTGGAGCGGTTCGAGCAGTGGCGCCAGCACGATATGCCCGCGTACAGTGACGCCTATGTGAGCCTTTGCCTGCCAAAGATCTTAGCACCACTGATACGGCTCGAACACGTCTGTTGGAACCCGCTAACGATGGATGCCTTGGTGGAGCtggagaatgaaaagtggTACCGCACGGTCGCTCAGTACGGATGCTCGGCCACGACGGAGGCGACGCTGGCTGCGGATCCAGATGTTCGGCTAATACCGACGCTGGTAGAGAAAATATTCATACCAAAGCTGACGGCACTGGTCGAACAGTATTGGGATCCGCTGTCCACGACGCAAACGTTCCGGTTGGTTCGATTACTGAAGCGGTTCGTGCGCGATTATCCATCGCTAAAGATCACGTGCAAACCGCTCCGAGTGCTCTTCCAAGCAATTCTCGATAAGCTGAAGCAGTCGATCGACAACGACGTGTTTATTCCAATCTTTCCCAAACA AGCGCAAGAGGCAAAGTCGTCCTTCTTTCAGCGTCAGTTCTGTAGCGGTTTAAAGCTACTGCGTAACATCACCAGCTGGCAAGGCATTCTGGCCGACGCAGCACTCAAGGAGCTCGCGATTGGATCGCTGCTGAATCGATACCTGCTGAATGGTATGCGCGTCTGCTCACCGGTGGATGCGATCGCGAAAGCTTCCACCATCGTGTACACATTGCCGCGTGTCTGGCTCAACTCGAGCACATCCGTCGTGCAGAACATGGATCAGTTTGTCAGTATGCTGCAACATTTGCAATCTCAACTAGATCCTGCCCTTCCACAAAATGG GGAACTAGCCGAACAGATACGTAAAATTCTAACAAGTTTGCACGTGGTTTCAACGGCTTCGTCGGTATTGAACTAA
- the LOC125766389 gene encoding uncharacterized protein LOC125766389: MGYIPANRRLPVLAWAVTILPLLIDRSNAFDIFPPNYDIRYRLETDVTLVPDVHATDNYMWYLNGYLRVHRYDANNLAAQIELDRHHIPQSEGDVSALLEPFRVAIANDTILSIQFKLNEPIWSANIKRALASLLQAHGDGPGAYVVDEQGIFGSCPTEYFVVNKSNVFEISKTYGMDRCTIYRGAIYLTRSNIPQNHCIPNKQPQAITSRIANYKLRKIESYRYMLTDLDGTMRTNIRTLESYYPQFLYSRVVLRYEQHQVLDETPGRPVVDIANGMALLFSPILFDSPDLEATGGRSPKSKEKLIKRTASLLNAMADNLETVDNKLKEPYDETVSEIIRLMGTMDLETLKQLYEEIDLGTSYRQETARNIFLEIVPRTGTTSTILLTRDLIMNKQVNPMTAVQLLISLPFYMAEPSQELVKECEVFLEVGADRPDIKHAAVLSYATMIYSTFVAGKLTADTFEKYVKMYFDLFLNSFEYEQQMLYLEGLGNLQLENVAEYLDPIIRADYPQNTDIRFLAMLALLPTAHLRPNQVYETYWPIFHSRTSPLQLRVAAFTMLLFSNPTPGRLLGLYSVIKTENDPHMINFYRTTVLSISETTYPCYQHLKLLLAYMTRQLPDAPAPKYWVTGNYLFDYRDRKFHIGSMLQTMLIGSHQTDLPMIASLKFDTEALGRFTGQLGLYIKARGLSDAVINRLTTFNSSHLRLDRLSSILKSMKLSTISPTPLHFEFIVQFEGKAVLCYHLNQTTFHNLTDGNIINRINLLRDSHVNMQIVRRPFMIKYALPTLLGTPADILIENTVLATVRGNTTQQTMLMDKVARSNQVDVRYSSYAVVKIRSYNPINDVEYSTIREQGFLVYIPVNNEIVWDIAGKSISYSFYRPENMTSGISLKSRTRNTPANGSTAAETLDPKEEDIAKYGYRIDDLGIQLLARVHQDYTKDNVMFMLETDILDNAKVLTKAPFSLVNNLLRIVSLIQLNTIHIGRDKHLTLLIANDQKTLLQGTLKWDTQNYSKQPSVPENEVLRVNLILAHTIPKPEGSRDEVKVLHKWDIVSQYTNFKCDRAARIFFSLTRHEWNSSNWKMCFSADYRPLVFLQRPFQLTGEVVFGETKVPKQCPKEPRIAFNVSYHLPEYVERIYRALDTKDRSCSKEILRLTPPPFSGECRADRFSPLTTVTGLDGHFTFTKLPSWIDMLLHRLDHAVSAVVPGRVHTLNMTDHIDVQARVLQWSNDTEIQINGGTIWFPSRFYHNVKMQHSYTSRIEYGFLSVCSLVHNKLTTFNDHILELTNEIRDEYRVRDSFLLTADCSLAPKMAIFVLDEQKGVQIYTGGNYLIYEPGSTAGINNNGSTYSPTMTVNINDEQLIDLRNIVYQYPPDDEFYDFRVYIDREGVLVVENQLNGAVVQYGPAGIVNMLLPTVHKGQMCGLCSDRE, from the exons ATGGGCTACATTCCAGCCAATCGACGACTTCCGGTGCTAGCGTGGG CTGTAACGATCTTGCCGCTTCTCATTGATCGCAGCAATGCGTTTGATATCTTTCCACCGAACTACGACATCCGGTACCGGCTGGAAACGGACGTGACTCTCGTACCGGATGTACATGCGACCGATAACTACATGTGGTACCTGAACGGTTACCTGCGAGTCCATCGTTACGATGCAAACAATCTTGCCGCTCAA ATCGAGCTCGATCGCCATCATATCCCACAGAGTGAAGGTGATGTGTCTGCTCTGCTGGAACCGTTCCGTGTAGCGATCGCAAACGATACGATTCTAAGCATTCAGTTTAAGTTGAACGAACCGATCTGGTCGGCGAATATCAAGCGTGCACTAGCCTCGCTGCTGCAGGCACATGGAGATGGGCCCGGTGCGTACGTTGTCGATGAGCAGGGTATCTTCGGCAGCTGCCCCACAGAATACTTTGTCGTGAACAAATCGAACGTGTTCGAGATCTCGAAAACGTACGGCATGGACCGGTGTACGATCTATCGCGGTGCGATCTATCTGACGCGCAGCAATATCCCGCAGAACCACTGCATCCCGAACAAGCAACCGCAGGCGATCACGTCCCGCATCGCCAACTACAAGCTGCGTAAGATCGAATCCTACCGCTACATGCTGACCGACCTGGACGGTACGATGCGCACCAACATTCGGACTCTCGAGTCTTACTATCCCCAGTTCCTGTATTCGCGTGTGGTGCTACGCTACGAACAGCACCAAGTCTTGGACGAGACGCCTGGTCGGCCGGTAGTAGATATTGCCAACGGGATGGCCCTTCTGTTCAGTCCTATCCTATTCGATAGCCCCGATCTCGAAGCGACCGGTGGCCGGAGTCCAAAATCGAAAGAGAAGCTTATAAAGCGTACCGCCAGCTTGCTGAATGCGATGGCCGACAATCTCGAAACGGTCGACAATAAGCTGAAGGAACCGTACGACGAAACGGTGTCGGAAATCATCCGGCTGATGGGCACGATGGATCTGGAAACGTTGAAGCAGCTGTACGAAGAGATCGACCTCGGCACATCGTACCGGCAGGAAACGGCACGAAACATCTTCCTGGAGATAGTGCCACGTACCGGTACTACCTCCACGATACTGCTCACGCGCGACCTCATCATGAACAAGCAGGTGAACCCAATGACGGCGGTACAGTTGCTGATATCGCTACCCTTCTACATGGCGGAACCGTCCCAAGAGCTGGTAAAGGAATGTGAAGTGTTCCTCGAAGTTGGTGCGGATCGACCAGACATAAAGCATGCGGCCGTCCTGAGTTACGCCACCATGATCTACAGCACGTTTGTGGCGGGCAAGCTAACGGCGGACACGTTCGAGAAGTACGTCAAAATGTACTTCGATCTATTCTTAA ACAGCTTCGAGTATGAGCAGCAAATGCTCTATCTGGAAGGGTTGGGCAATCTGCAGTTGGAAAATGTGGCCGAATATTTGGATCCGATTATTCGTGCAGACTACCCGCAAAATACCGATATACGCTTTCTGGCCATGCTGGCTTTGTTGCCCACGGCACATTTGCGGCCGAATCAAGTTTACGAAACCTACTGGCCAATCTTCCACTCGCGCACCAGTCCGTTGCAGCTGCGAGTAGCCGCATTTACGATGCTGCTATTCTCCAATCCAACGCCCGGTCGGTTATTGGGGCTGTACAGTGTGATCAAGACGGAAAACGATCCACATATGATCAACTTTTATCGCACGACGGTACTGAGCATCTCCGAAACGACCTATCCTTGCTACCAACATCT CAAGCTGCTTCTTGCGTACATGACTCGCCAACTGCCGGATGCCCCTGCGCCCAAGTACTGGGTCACTGGCAACTATCTGTTTGACTATCGTGACCGTAAGTTCCACATCGGTTCGATGCTGCAGACCATGCTGATCGGTAGTCACCAGACGGATCTACCAATGATCGCTTCACTCAAGTTCGATACGGAAGCTCTTGGAAGGTTTACAGGTCAACTAGGG CTGTACATTAAGGCACGTGGTTTGAGTGACGCCGTCATCAATCGACTCACTACGTTCAATTCAAGCCATTTGCGGTTGGATCGATTGAGCAGCATTCTAAAATCGATGAAACTGTCCACCATTAGTCCGACACCCTTACATTTTGAGTTCATCGTGCAGTTTGAGGGCAAAGCCGTCCTATGTTACCATCTTAATCAAACTACATTCCACAACTTAACCGACGGCAACA TCATCAATCGAATTAATCTGCTACGGGATAGCCACGTTAATATGCAGATCGTTCGACGACCGTTCATGATCAAGTACGCGCTCCCTACGCTGCTAGGCACGCCGGCTGATATTCTTATCGAGAACACCGTGCTGGCGACGGTTCGTGGCAACACTACGCAGCAGACGATGCTGATGGACAAGGTGGCACGCAGCAACCAGGTGGACGTGCGTTACTCTTCCTACGCGGTCGTAAAGATACGCAGCTACAACCCGATCAACGATGTAGAATATTCAACCATACGCGAGCAAGGCTTCCTGGTGTACATACCGGTGAACAATGAGATCGTATGGGACATTGCGGGTAAATCGATTAGCTACAGCTTCTACCGTCCCGAGAACATGACCAGCGGCATCTCGTTGAAGAGTCGTACTCGCAACACGCCGGCTAACGGGTCAACGGCAGCAGAAACTCTCGATCCGAAGGAGGAAGACATCGCCAAGTACGGGTACCGGATCGATGATCTTGGCATTCAGCTGCTGGCTAGGGTACACCAAGATTACACCAAGGATAACGTGATGTTCATGCTGGAAACGGACATACTGGACAATGCAAAGGTCCTCACAAAAGCTCCATTCTCGTTGGTGAACAACTTGCTGCGCATCGTCAGCCTGATCCAGCTCAACACAATCCACATCGGGCGGGACAAGCACCTGACGCTGCTAATTGCAAACGACCAGAAAACGCTCCTGCAAGGTACGCTCAAGTGGGACACTCAAAACTACTCCAAACAACCGTCCGTACCGGAAAACGAAGTACTGCGGGTCAATCTGATCCTTGCCCATACAATTCCCAAACCGGAAGGCAGTCGTGACGAGGTGAAGGTACTGCACAAGTGGGACATCGTGTCGCAGTACACCAACTTCAAGTGTGACCGGGCAGCACGGATTTTCTTCTCGCTCACCCGCCACGAATGGAACAGTTCGAACTGGAAG ATGTGCTTTTCGGCGGATTATCGCCCGCTGGTGTTCCTGCAGCGTCCCTTCCAGCTTACGGGCGAGGTCGTGTTCGGTGAGACAAAGGTACCGAAACAATGTCCCAAGGAACCTCGGATTGCATTCAATGTGTCCTATCATCTGCCGGAATATGTGGAGCGCATCTATCGCGCTCTCGACACGAAGGATCGTAGTTGTTCGAAGGAAATTCTACGCCTTACGCCACCTCCATTTTCGGGCGAATGTCGAGCGGACCGATTCAGTCCATTGACGACAGTTACCGGACTCGATGGACACTTTACGTTCACCAAG CTTCCTTCATGGATCGATATGCTGTTGCATCGGTTGGATCATGCTGTTTCGGCAGTTGTGCCTGGACGTGTACATACGCTAAACATGACCGACCATATCGACGTGCAAGCCCGCGTTCTACAATGGTCAAACGATACAGAAATCCAGATCAATGGTGGCACAATTTGGTTCCCTTCCCGATTCTACCACAATGTAAAAATGCAGCATTCCTACACGTCACGGATCGAGTACGGGTTTCTCA GTGTTTGCAGTCTGGTCCACAACAAGTTGACAACTTTCAACGATCATATCCTTGAGCTGACCAACGAGATCCGGGACGAGTATCGGGTGCGCGACAGTTTTTTACTGACTGCCGACTGTTCGCTCGCACCCAAAATGGCCATCTTTGTGCTGGATGAGCAAAAGGGCGTACAGATCTACACTGGCGGTAACTATTTGATCTACGAACCGGGTTCTACTGCAGGTATCAACAATAACGGCAGCACCTACTCGCCCACAATGACTGTGAACATTAATGATGAGCAGCTGATCGACCTCCGCAATATCGTATATCAGTATCCGCCCGACGACGAATTCTACGACTTCCGGGTGTATATCGATCGTGAGGGAGTACTGGTAGTGGAAAACCAACTAAATGGAGCCGTCGTACAGTATGGACCGGCGGGCATTGTCAATATGCTGCTACCGACCGTACACAAGGGCCAGATGTGTGGTCTGTGCAGTGATCGCGAGTAG